The following coding sequences are from one Streptomyces sp. NBC_01485 window:
- the thrB gene encoding homoserine kinase, producing MAGPAFRAAPVRVRTPATSANLGPGFDAFGLALGLYDDVVVRVADSGLHIDIAGEGSETLPRDEKHLLVRSLRTAFDVLGGQPRGLEIVCANRIPHGRGLGSSSAAICAGIVAARAVTIGGESRLDDAALLELATEIEGHPDNVAACLLGGFTLSWMESGAARAIRMEPADSIVPVVFVPGKPVLTETARGLLPRSVPHVDAAANAGRAALLVEALTRRPELLLPATEDRLHQEYRAPAMPESAALVERLRADGIPAVISGAGPTVMALADAGTADKIEAAAGAEWAANRLALDLRGANVLPLAPAGDL from the coding sequence ATGGCCGGTCCCGCCTTCCGTGCCGCCCCCGTCCGGGTGCGCACCCCCGCCACCAGCGCCAACCTCGGCCCGGGCTTCGACGCCTTCGGCCTCGCGCTGGGGCTCTACGACGACGTCGTCGTCCGGGTGGCCGACTCCGGGCTGCACATCGACATCGCGGGGGAGGGCAGCGAGACGCTCCCGCGCGACGAGAAGCACCTCCTCGTCCGCTCCCTGCGCACCGCCTTCGACGTCCTGGGCGGCCAGCCGCGCGGCCTGGAGATCGTCTGCGCCAACCGCATCCCGCACGGCCGGGGCCTCGGCTCCTCCTCCGCCGCGATCTGCGCCGGCATCGTCGCCGCGCGCGCGGTGACCATAGGCGGCGAGAGCAGGCTCGACGACGCCGCGCTGCTGGAACTCGCGACCGAGATCGAGGGCCACCCGGACAACGTCGCGGCCTGCCTGCTGGGCGGGTTCACGCTGTCCTGGATGGAGTCGGGCGCCGCGCGGGCGATCAGGATGGAGCCCGCAGATTCCATCGTTCCGGTGGTTTTCGTGCCCGGAAAGCCGGTCCTCACCGAGACCGCGCGCGGTCTGCTCCCGCGCTCCGTGCCGCACGTCGACGCCGCCGCCAACGCAGGCCGGGCCGCCCTGCTCGTCGAGGCCCTCACCCGGCGCCCCGAACTGCTGCTGCCCGCCACCGAGGACCGGCTGCACCAGGAGTACCGCGCACCGGCGATGCCGGAGAGCGCGGCGCTCGTGGAGCGGCTGCGCGCCGACGGGATCCCCGCGGTGATCTCCGGCGCCGGACCCACCGTGATGGCGCTGGCCGACGCGGGCACGGCCGACAAGATCGAGGCTGCGGCAGGTGCGGAGTGGGCCGCGAACCGCCTGGCCCTGGACCTGCGGGGGGCGAACGTACTGCCGCTCGCGCCCGCCGGCGACCTTTGA
- the rho gene encoding transcription termination factor Rho, with amino-acid sequence MSDTTDLMGARVEETAAAPSTDASAPATGAGSRRRRGTGLDGMVLAELQQVASGLGIRGTARMRKSQLIEVIKEAQAGSGSAPAKAAAPAEDAAETKPKRRATSKARTGDAAEKKADAAPAEAPAEKAVAQQQIEIPGQPASNDAPVERRRRRATAEAGSPETVTAEAKSAARAETPAPAQTEAQAQPQGDARNDDGAEGRRRDRRERGRERGERGGERADRGDRRKGDDQPGGQGQQRGGQQQDRQQQRGQQQERQQRDAGPRDNGPRADEDGDDFDGGRRGRRGRYRDRRGRRGRDEIGAPEPQVADDDVLIPVAGILDILDNYAFIRTSGYLPGPNDVYVSLAQVRKNGLRKGDHVTGAVRQPKDGERREKFNALVRLDSANGMAAESGRGRPEFNKLTPLYPQDRLRLETDPGVLTTRIIDLVSPIGKGQRGLIVAPPKTGKTMIMQAIANAITHNNPECHLMVVLVDERPEEVTDMQRSVKGEVISSTFDRPAEDHTTVAELAIERAKRLVELGHDVVVLLDSITRLGRAYNLAAPASGRILSGGVDSTALYPPKRFFGAARNIEDGGSLTILATALVDTGSRMDEVIFEEFKGTGNMELKLDRKLADKRIFPAVDVDASGTRKEEILLGNDELAVTWKLRRVLHALDQQQAIELLLDKMKQTKSNGEFLMQIQKTTPSPGNND; translated from the coding sequence GTGAGCGACACCACCGATCTGATGGGCGCACGTGTCGAGGAGACCGCTGCCGCGCCCTCCACGGACGCCTCCGCGCCTGCCACCGGTGCCGGCTCCCGGCGGCGCCGCGGTACCGGCCTCGACGGCATGGTGCTGGCAGAGTTGCAGCAGGTCGCCTCGGGCCTCGGCATCAGGGGCACCGCGCGGATGCGCAAGAGCCAGCTGATCGAGGTCATCAAGGAGGCGCAGGCCGGAAGCGGCAGCGCCCCGGCGAAGGCCGCGGCTCCCGCCGAGGACGCCGCCGAGACCAAGCCCAAGCGCCGCGCCACCTCCAAGGCCCGTACGGGCGACGCCGCCGAGAAGAAGGCGGACGCCGCCCCGGCCGAGGCCCCCGCCGAGAAGGCCGTGGCCCAGCAGCAGATCGAGATCCCCGGCCAGCCGGCCAGCAACGACGCCCCCGTCGAGCGCCGTCGCCGCCGTGCGACCGCAGAGGCGGGCAGCCCGGAGACGGTCACCGCCGAGGCGAAGAGCGCCGCGAGGGCCGAGACGCCCGCCCCGGCGCAGACCGAGGCCCAGGCACAGCCGCAGGGCGACGCCAGGAACGACGACGGCGCCGAGGGCCGCCGCCGCGACCGCCGGGAGCGCGGTCGTGAGCGCGGGGAGCGCGGCGGCGAGCGTGCCGACCGCGGTGACCGTCGCAAGGGCGACGACCAGCCGGGTGGCCAGGGCCAGCAGCGCGGTGGCCAGCAGCAGGACCGTCAGCAGCAGCGCGGCCAGCAGCAGGAGCGTCAGCAGCGCGACGCCGGCCCGCGTGACAACGGCCCGCGGGCCGATGAGGACGGGGACGACTTCGACGGCGGCCGTCGTGGCCGTCGCGGCCGCTACCGCGACCGCCGTGGCCGCCGCGGGCGTGACGAGATCGGCGCCCCCGAGCCTCAGGTCGCCGACGACGACGTCCTGATCCCCGTCGCGGGCATCCTGGACATCCTCGACAACTACGCGTTCATCCGGACCTCCGGCTACCTGCCGGGCCCGAACGACGTGTACGTGTCCCTCGCCCAGGTCCGCAAGAACGGTCTGCGCAAGGGCGACCACGTCACCGGCGCGGTCCGTCAGCCCAAGGACGGCGAGCGGCGCGAGAAGTTCAACGCGCTGGTCCGCCTCGACTCGGCGAACGGGATGGCGGCCGAATCCGGGCGCGGGCGCCCGGAGTTCAACAAGCTGACCCCGCTCTACCCGCAGGACCGCCTCCGCCTGGAGACGGACCCGGGCGTGCTGACCACCCGGATCATCGACCTCGTGTCGCCGATCGGCAAGGGCCAGCGCGGTCTGATCGTGGCCCCGCCGAAGACCGGCAAGACCATGATCATGCAGGCGATCGCCAACGCGATCACGCACAACAACCCCGAGTGCCACCTGATGGTCGTCCTGGTCGACGAGCGTCCGGAAGAGGTCACCGACATGCAGCGGTCGGTCAAGGGCGAGGTCATCTCCTCGACCTTCGACCGCCCGGCCGAGGACCACACCACGGTCGCCGAGCTCGCCATCGAGCGCGCCAAGCGACTGGTGGAGCTGGGCCACGACGTCGTCGTCCTGCTCGACTCGATCACGCGTCTGGGCCGTGCGTACAACCTCGCCGCCCCGGCCTCCGGCCGCATCCTGTCCGGTGGTGTCGACTCGACGGCCCTCTACCCGCCGAAGCGCTTCTTCGGTGCGGCCCGCAACATCGAGGACGGCGGTTCGCTGACCATCCTCGCCACCGCGCTGGTCGACACCGGGTCCCGCATGGACGAGGTGATCTTCGAGGAGTTCAAGGGCACCGGCAACATGGAGCTCAAGCTCGACCGGAAGCTCGCCGACAAGCGCATCTTCCCGGCGGTGGACGTCGACGCGTCCGGTACCCGTAAGGAAGAGATCCTGCTCGGCAACGACGAGCTCGCCGTCACCTGGAAGCTGCGCCGGGTGCTGCACGCGCTCGACCAGCAGCAGGCGATCGAGCTGCTCCTCGACAAGATGAAGCAGACGAAGTCGAACGGCGAGTTCCTGATGCAGATCCAGAAGACGACTCCGTCGCCGGGCAACAACGACTGA
- a CDS encoding trypsin-like serine protease: protein MGTPTSEGGGRHRRRIRIALPVAAAGLAAVVAGALFLSSAQAAETPPTPAHGTTMSAKELRKLIAVAVNGDDTPGQTSKAALSASKSPSTGATKVDPKIIGGTTASITNAPWMAQLWYGDDRGTPDNTSDDVGFFCGGSVISPTKILTAAHCVKGYNWQANGYVVTGSTQLLGENGDLHGGTGTFVQRQWNHWSYSDTSLDNDIAVLTLDTPVKATPIKMTTNTDSASYATGTKATLYGWGRTSSTTQDISETLKTAELPIQSNATCAGYYGAEYIQGHMVCAGTPATGSDTGTTTACNGDSGGPLIVKNTAGESRIVGVVSWGVENCVASGAYSVFSKISTYAASAYPRVDDTNLNDDHLADLWVRNASSKAARNLYSKGTSLTGGDSWGTMSAYNLVVQADLDRDGVQDLVLRRTSDGDVFWMHYVPSTETWATKLIGDNWKTRTQIVAPGDVTGDTLPDLIAVDSAGALWVYPGKGNGTFAAPVKNGTGWNQYNVVRGHGDFSFDGKTDLLARNRTTGELFLYKGNGTPTASFAARIKVATWSNTMYNVVATVGDVNGDGLADVLARTPAGTLYLYKGTGKATGAIFATRVSLGTTFKQYDLFG, encoded by the coding sequence GTGGGTACACCCACGTCCGAGGGCGGCGGTCGGCACAGACGCCGGATACGGATCGCCCTGCCCGTCGCCGCGGCCGGTCTGGCCGCCGTGGTCGCCGGCGCGCTGTTCCTGTCGTCGGCCCAGGCCGCCGAGACGCCGCCGACGCCCGCGCACGGTACGACGATGTCGGCCAAGGAGCTGCGGAAGCTCATCGCCGTCGCCGTCAACGGGGACGACACCCCGGGGCAGACCTCCAAGGCGGCCCTGAGCGCGAGCAAGAGCCCGAGCACCGGCGCCACCAAGGTCGACCCGAAGATCATCGGCGGTACGACGGCGAGCATCACCAACGCGCCGTGGATGGCCCAGCTGTGGTACGGCGATGATCGCGGTACCCCGGACAACACCAGCGACGACGTAGGCTTCTTCTGCGGCGGCTCCGTCATCTCGCCGACGAAGATCCTCACGGCCGCGCACTGCGTGAAGGGCTACAACTGGCAGGCCAACGGCTACGTCGTCACCGGCAGCACGCAGCTCCTGGGCGAGAACGGCGACCTGCACGGCGGCACCGGCACGTTCGTGCAGCGGCAGTGGAACCACTGGTCGTACAGCGACACGAGCCTCGACAACGACATCGCCGTGCTGACCCTGGACACCCCGGTCAAGGCCACGCCGATCAAGATGACGACGAACACGGACAGCGCCTCGTACGCGACCGGCACCAAGGCCACGCTGTACGGCTGGGGCCGCACCAGCTCCACCACGCAGGACATCTCCGAGACGCTGAAGACGGCCGAGCTGCCGATCCAGTCGAACGCGACCTGCGCGGGCTACTACGGCGCGGAATACATCCAGGGTCACATGGTGTGCGCGGGAACGCCCGCCACCGGCAGCGACACGGGCACCACCACCGCCTGCAACGGCGACTCCGGCGGCCCGCTGATCGTCAAGAACACGGCCGGTGAGAGCCGGATCGTGGGCGTCGTCTCCTGGGGTGTGGAGAACTGCGTCGCGAGCGGCGCGTACAGCGTCTTCAGCAAGATCTCCACGTACGCCGCCAGCGCCTACCCGCGCGTCGACGACACCAACCTCAACGACGACCACCTCGCCGACCTGTGGGTGCGCAACGCGTCCAGCAAGGCCGCCCGGAACCTGTACTCCAAGGGCACCTCGCTGACCGGCGGCGACTCCTGGGGCACCATGAGCGCCTACAACCTCGTCGTACAGGCCGACCTGGACCGCGACGGCGTCCAGGACCTGGTCCTGCGCCGCACCTCGGACGGCGACGTCTTCTGGATGCACTACGTGCCGTCCACCGAGACCTGGGCCACCAAGCTGATCGGCGACAACTGGAAGACCCGCACCCAGATCGTCGCCCCCGGCGACGTCACGGGCGACACCCTTCCCGACCTGATCGCCGTCGACTCGGCCGGCGCGCTGTGGGTCTACCCGGGCAAGGGCAACGGCACCTTCGCCGCGCCCGTCAAGAACGGCACGGGCTGGAACCAGTACAACGTCGTGCGCGGCCACGGCGACTTCAGCTTCGACGGCAAGACGGACCTGCTCGCCCGCAACAGGACCACCGGCGAGCTGTTCCTCTACAAGGGCAACGGCACCCCCACGGCCTCCTTCGCGGCCCGCATCAAGGTCGCGACGTGGAGCAACACGATGTACAACGTCGTCGCCACCGTCGGGGACGTCAACGGCGACGGTCTGGCCGACGTCCTGGCCCGCACCCCGGCCGGCACGCTGTACCTGTACAAGGGCACCGGAAAGGCCACCGGTGCGATCTTTGCCACAAGGGTCTCACTCGGGACGACCTTCAAGCAGTACGACCTCTTCGGCTGA
- a CDS encoding LCP family protein, protein MAAESTPEPGTPGEAGTTSGAGGWDGPRHRKERGSRKGLLIAAWMAAGVVVLGGTGAGYLYFKLNGNIKSVDIDQALGTDRPTKPDNGSENILVLGSDTRSGANKKLGGGADDGSARSDTAMVIHVYEGHRKASVVSIPRDTLIDRPACTDTQGVTHDAASDVMFNSAYSTGGAACAVKTVEAISGVRMDHYLEVDFAGFEKLVDELGGVQVTTTKAIKDPDSHLNLKAGTHTLTGAQALGLVRTRHGVGDGSDLGRIQLQQAFIKALVDQVKHIGLFTSGTKLYDLANTATKAVTTDSDLGSLNALMSFANGLKSISADNMNMVTMPVRYDPSNLNRVIVSEAKAEQVWTALKNDRPIPKTATEGTATGEAAGVVTSS, encoded by the coding sequence ATGGCTGCCGAGAGCACGCCGGAGCCCGGCACGCCGGGTGAGGCCGGCACAACGAGCGGGGCGGGCGGCTGGGACGGTCCGCGTCACCGCAAGGAGCGGGGCAGCCGCAAGGGGCTGCTGATCGCCGCGTGGATGGCCGCGGGCGTCGTCGTGCTGGGCGGCACCGGTGCGGGCTACCTGTACTTCAAGCTCAACGGCAACATCAAGAGCGTCGACATCGACCAGGCCCTGGGCACCGACCGGCCGACCAAGCCCGACAACGGCTCCGAGAACATCCTCGTCCTCGGCTCGGACACCCGCTCCGGCGCCAACAAGAAGCTCGGCGGCGGCGCCGACGACGGCAGCGCCCGCTCCGACACGGCGATGGTCATCCATGTGTACGAGGGCCACCGGAAGGCCAGCGTGGTGTCCATACCCCGCGACACCCTGATAGACCGCCCCGCGTGCACCGACACCCAGGGCGTCACCCACGACGCCGCGTCCGACGTGATGTTCAACTCGGCGTACTCGACGGGTGGCGCGGCCTGCGCGGTGAAGACGGTCGAAGCGATCAGCGGTGTCCGCATGGACCACTACCTGGAAGTCGACTTCGCCGGCTTCGAGAAGCTCGTCGACGAACTCGGCGGCGTCCAGGTCACCACGACCAAGGCCATCAAGGACCCCGACAGCCACCTGAACCTCAAGGCCGGCACGCACACGCTCACCGGCGCGCAGGCCCTCGGCCTGGTCCGCACCCGGCACGGCGTCGGCGACGGCTCCGACCTCGGCCGCATCCAGCTCCAGCAGGCCTTCATCAAGGCCCTGGTCGACCAGGTCAAGCACATCGGCCTGTTCACCAGCGGCACCAAGCTGTACGACCTCGCCAACACCGCCACCAAGGCCGTCACGACCGACTCCGACCTCGGCTCCCTGAACGCCCTGATGTCCTTCGCGAACGGCCTCAAGAGCATCAGCGCGGACAACATGAACATGGTCACGATGCCGGTCCGGTACGACCCGTCCAACCTCAACCGCGTCATCGTCTCCGAGGCGAAGGCCGAACAGGTCTGGACAGCCCTCAAGAACGACCGGCCCATCCCGAAGACAGCCACGGAGGGCACCGCCACGGGCGAGGCGGCAGGCGTCGTGACGTCGTCGTAG
- the rpmE gene encoding 50S ribosomal protein L31, producing MKRDIHPEYVETQVSCTCGASFTTRSTIDGGAIRADVCSECHPFYTGKQKILDTGGRVARFEARFGKAAAGSKK from the coding sequence TTGAAGCGCGACATCCACCCCGAGTACGTCGAGACGCAGGTCAGCTGCACCTGTGGCGCCTCGTTCACCACTCGTAGCACGATCGACGGCGGTGCCATCCGCGCCGACGTCTGCTCCGAGTGCCACCCGTTCTACACGGGCAAGCAGAAGATCCTCGACACCGGTGGCCGTGTGGCCCGCTTCGAGGCCCGCTTCGGCAAGGCCGCCGCAGGCTCCAAGAAGTAG